A portion of the Musa acuminata AAA Group cultivar baxijiao chromosome BXJ1-1, Cavendish_Baxijiao_AAA, whole genome shotgun sequence genome contains these proteins:
- the LOC135675862 gene encoding uncharacterized membrane protein At1g16860-like isoform X3, which translates to MGSRFPSHQLSNGLYVSGRPEQHKEKPPTIFSTAMPYTGGDIKKSGELGKMFDLHVEKSRKSGPLTNPPSRNRSLGAAATHSGPIMPNASGQPNYSGSSSYAAPSSGSLLVTGGSGRQKSSSGPLKHGDSVKKASGPQSGGVTQVGRQNSGPLPPVLPTTGLITSGPISSGPLNSSGVPRKLSGSLESTKSVKSHSASVIQNQAVTNLTQEDDYLFKGSLPKPIIWSVVLLFVMGFIAGGFILGAVHNVILLMVVVIIFGGVVMLSFWNTCFGRRAIVGFIARYPDVDLRTAKDGQYVKVSGVVTCGNFPLQSSYHMVPRCVYTSTGLYEYRGWNSKTANSQHRRFTWGLRSKERHVVDFYISDFQSGLRALVKAGYGSRVAPYVDESVVIDMNPNNKDSSPEFLRWLQERNLSSDDRVMRLKEG; encoded by the exons ATGGGTTCCAGATTCCCATCGCACCAGCTCAGCAATGGCCTCTATGTTTCAGGTCGacctgaacaacacaaggagaaacCTCCAACAATTTTCTCTACAGCCATGCCATATACAGGAGGAGATATTAAAAAATCTGGAGAACTTGGGAAGATGTTTGATCTTCATGTAGAGAAATCCAGAAAATCTGGGCCACTTACTAATCCCCCTTCAAGAAATCGATCATTGGGGGCTGCTGCTACCCACTCAGGGCCTATCATGCCTAATGCCTCTGGTCAGCCTAACTATTCCGGTTCTTCTTCTTACGCAGCTCCGAGTTCTGGTTCTTTGCTAGTCACTGGTGGTTCTGGTAGACAGAAATCCAGTTCTGGGCCACTTAAACACGGGGATTCAGTTAAAAAGGCATCTGGGCCTCAATCTGGTGGTGTTACCCAAGTGGGACGCCAAAATTCTGGCCCTCTTCCACCGGTGCTGCCCACTACAGGTCTCATCACTTCTGGCCCGATTTCTTCTGGGCCACTTAATTCATCCGGTGTCCCCCGGAAATTATCAGGTTCTCTGGAATCCACTAAATCAGTGAAGTCACATAGTGCATCTGTCATTCAGAACCAAGCTGTCACTAATCTCACTCAGGAAGATGATTATTTGTTCAAGGGAAGCTTGCCTAAGCCCATCATTTGGTCCGTGGTTTTGTTATTTGTGATGGGTTTTATTGCAGGTGGCTTCATTCTTGGTGCTGTTCACAATGTCATTCTTCTTATGGTTGTTGTAATTATTTTTGGAGGAGTTGTCATGCTTTCCTTTTGGAATACTTGTTTTGGAAGAAGGGCAATCGTAGGATTCATTGCTAGATATCCTGATGTGGATTTGAGAACTGCAAAAGATGGGCAGTATGTCAAGGTCTCTGGG GTTGTTACATGTGGAAATTTTCCCCTTCAGTCATCATACCATATGGTTCCTAGATGTGTGTACACATCTACTGGCCTCTATGAATACAGGGGCTGGAACTCAAAGACTGCCAATTCCCAGCATCGGCGTTTTACTTGGGGACTAAGATCAAAGGAG aggcatgtggttgacttttaTATATCTGATTTCCAATCTGGTTTAAGAGCTCTGGTCAAAGCAGGCTATGGTTCTAGGGTGGCTCCGTATGTTGATGAGTCTGTCGTCATTGACATGAACCCAAACAACAAGGATTCGTCTCCTGAATTTCTCAGGTGGTTGCAGGAGAGGAACCTTTCTAGTGATGACCGTGTGATGCGCCTGAAAGAAGGGTAA
- the LOC135675862 gene encoding uncharacterized membrane protein At1g16860-like isoform X2 has product MGSRFPSHQLSNGLYVSGRPEQHKEKPPTIFSTAMPYTGGDIKKSGELGKMFDLHVEKSRKSGPLTNPPSRNRSLGAAATHSGPIMPNASGQPNYSGSSSYAAPSSGSLLVTGGSGRQKSSSGPLKHGDSVKKASGPQSGGVTQVGRQNSGPLPPVLPTTGLITSGPISSGPLNSSGVPRKLSGSLESTKSVKSHSASVIQNQAVTNLTQEDDYLFKGSLPKPIIWSVVLLFVMGFIAGGFILGAVHNVILLMVVVIIFGGVVMLSFWNTCFGRRAIVGFIARYPDVDLRTAKDGQYVKVVTCGNFPLQSSYHMVPRCVYTSTGLYEYRGWNSKTANSQHRRFTWGLRSKERHVVDFYISDFQSGLRALVKAGYGSRVAPYVDESVVIDMNPNNKDSSPEFLRWLQERNLSSDDRVMRLKEGYVKEGSTVSVMGVVRKNDNVLMIVPPPEPFSTGCQWAKCVIPASLDGIILRCEDTSDVDVIPV; this is encoded by the exons ATGGGTTCCAGATTCCCATCGCACCAGCTCAGCAATGGCCTCTATGTTTCAGGTCGacctgaacaacacaaggagaaacCTCCAACAATTTTCTCTACAGCCATGCCATATACAGGAGGAGATATTAAAAAATCTGGAGAACTTGGGAAGATGTTTGATCTTCATGTAGAGAAATCCAGAAAATCTGGGCCACTTACTAATCCCCCTTCAAGAAATCGATCATTGGGGGCTGCTGCTACCCACTCAGGGCCTATCATGCCTAATGCCTCTGGTCAGCCTAACTATTCCGGTTCTTCTTCTTACGCAGCTCCGAGTTCTGGTTCTTTGCTAGTCACTGGTGGTTCTGGTAGACAGAAATCCAGTTCTGGGCCACTTAAACACGGGGATTCAGTTAAAAAGGCATCTGGGCCTCAATCTGGTGGTGTTACCCAAGTGGGACGCCAAAATTCTGGCCCTCTTCCACCGGTGCTGCCCACTACAGGTCTCATCACTTCTGGCCCGATTTCTTCTGGGCCACTTAATTCATCCGGTGTCCCCCGGAAATTATCAGGTTCTCTGGAATCCACTAAATCAGTGAAGTCACATAGTGCATCTGTCATTCAGAACCAAGCTGTCACTAATCTCACTCAGGAAGATGATTATTTGTTCAAGGGAAGCTTGCCTAAGCCCATCATTTGGTCCGTGGTTTTGTTATTTGTGATGGGTTTTATTGCAGGTGGCTTCATTCTTGGTGCTGTTCACAATGTCATTCTTCTTATGGTTGTTGTAATTATTTTTGGAGGAGTTGTCATGCTTTCCTTTTGGAATACTTGTTTTGGAAGAAGGGCAATCGTAGGATTCATTGCTAGATATCCTGATGTGGATTTGAGAACTGCAAAAGATGGGCAGTATGTCAAG GTTGTTACATGTGGAAATTTTCCCCTTCAGTCATCATACCATATGGTTCCTAGATGTGTGTACACATCTACTGGCCTCTATGAATACAGGGGCTGGAACTCAAAGACTGCCAATTCCCAGCATCGGCGTTTTACTTGGGGACTAAGATCAAAGGAG aggcatgtggttgacttttaTATATCTGATTTCCAATCTGGTTTAAGAGCTCTGGTCAAAGCAGGCTATGGTTCTAGGGTGGCTCCGTATGTTGATGAGTCTGTCGTCATTGACATGAACCCAAACAACAAGGATTCGTCTCCTGAATTTCTCAGGTGGTTGCAGGAGAGGAACCTTTCTAGTGATGACCGTGTGATGCGCCTGAAAGAAGG TTATGTCAAAGAGGGCAGCACTGTAAGTGTAATGGGAGTTGTCCGAAAGAATGACAACGTTCTGATGATAGTCCCTCCTCCTGAGCCCTTCTCCACAGGGTGCCAGTGGGCGAAGTGCGTAATTCCAGCGAGCCTCGATGGAATTATATTAAGATGTGAGGACACATCAGATGTTGATGTCATACCAGTGTAA
- the LOC135675862 gene encoding uncharacterized membrane protein At1g16860-like isoform X1, which yields MGSRFPSHQLSNGLYVSGRPEQHKEKPPTIFSTAMPYTGGDIKKSGELGKMFDLHVEKSRKSGPLTNPPSRNRSLGAAATHSGPIMPNASGQPNYSGSSSYAAPSSGSLLVTGGSGRQKSSSGPLKHGDSVKKASGPQSGGVTQVGRQNSGPLPPVLPTTGLITSGPISSGPLNSSGVPRKLSGSLESTKSVKSHSASVIQNQAVTNLTQEDDYLFKGSLPKPIIWSVVLLFVMGFIAGGFILGAVHNVILLMVVVIIFGGVVMLSFWNTCFGRRAIVGFIARYPDVDLRTAKDGQYVKVSGVVTCGNFPLQSSYHMVPRCVYTSTGLYEYRGWNSKTANSQHRRFTWGLRSKERHVVDFYISDFQSGLRALVKAGYGSRVAPYVDESVVIDMNPNNKDSSPEFLRWLQERNLSSDDRVMRLKEGYVKEGSTVSVMGVVRKNDNVLMIVPPPEPFSTGCQWAKCVIPASLDGIILRCEDTSDVDVIPV from the exons ATGGGTTCCAGATTCCCATCGCACCAGCTCAGCAATGGCCTCTATGTTTCAGGTCGacctgaacaacacaaggagaaacCTCCAACAATTTTCTCTACAGCCATGCCATATACAGGAGGAGATATTAAAAAATCTGGAGAACTTGGGAAGATGTTTGATCTTCATGTAGAGAAATCCAGAAAATCTGGGCCACTTACTAATCCCCCTTCAAGAAATCGATCATTGGGGGCTGCTGCTACCCACTCAGGGCCTATCATGCCTAATGCCTCTGGTCAGCCTAACTATTCCGGTTCTTCTTCTTACGCAGCTCCGAGTTCTGGTTCTTTGCTAGTCACTGGTGGTTCTGGTAGACAGAAATCCAGTTCTGGGCCACTTAAACACGGGGATTCAGTTAAAAAGGCATCTGGGCCTCAATCTGGTGGTGTTACCCAAGTGGGACGCCAAAATTCTGGCCCTCTTCCACCGGTGCTGCCCACTACAGGTCTCATCACTTCTGGCCCGATTTCTTCTGGGCCACTTAATTCATCCGGTGTCCCCCGGAAATTATCAGGTTCTCTGGAATCCACTAAATCAGTGAAGTCACATAGTGCATCTGTCATTCAGAACCAAGCTGTCACTAATCTCACTCAGGAAGATGATTATTTGTTCAAGGGAAGCTTGCCTAAGCCCATCATTTGGTCCGTGGTTTTGTTATTTGTGATGGGTTTTATTGCAGGTGGCTTCATTCTTGGTGCTGTTCACAATGTCATTCTTCTTATGGTTGTTGTAATTATTTTTGGAGGAGTTGTCATGCTTTCCTTTTGGAATACTTGTTTTGGAAGAAGGGCAATCGTAGGATTCATTGCTAGATATCCTGATGTGGATTTGAGAACTGCAAAAGATGGGCAGTATGTCAAGGTCTCTGGG GTTGTTACATGTGGAAATTTTCCCCTTCAGTCATCATACCATATGGTTCCTAGATGTGTGTACACATCTACTGGCCTCTATGAATACAGGGGCTGGAACTCAAAGACTGCCAATTCCCAGCATCGGCGTTTTACTTGGGGACTAAGATCAAAGGAG aggcatgtggttgacttttaTATATCTGATTTCCAATCTGGTTTAAGAGCTCTGGTCAAAGCAGGCTATGGTTCTAGGGTGGCTCCGTATGTTGATGAGTCTGTCGTCATTGACATGAACCCAAACAACAAGGATTCGTCTCCTGAATTTCTCAGGTGGTTGCAGGAGAGGAACCTTTCTAGTGATGACCGTGTGATGCGCCTGAAAGAAGG TTATGTCAAAGAGGGCAGCACTGTAAGTGTAATGGGAGTTGTCCGAAAGAATGACAACGTTCTGATGATAGTCCCTCCTCCTGAGCCCTTCTCCACAGGGTGCCAGTGGGCGAAGTGCGTAATTCCAGCGAGCCTCGATGGAATTATATTAAGATGTGAGGACACATCAGATGTTGATGTCATACCAGTGTAA